A section of the Triticum dicoccoides isolate Atlit2015 ecotype Zavitan chromosome 7A, WEW_v2.0, whole genome shotgun sequence genome encodes:
- the LOC119331851 gene encoding putative F-box/LRR-repeat protein At3g28410 isoform X1, translated as MGKRWVMEMSPQEARRFKLRRHNSRPKTRLDNLPEDVIQKILSRLPLKEVVQISTLSSGWRHVWRYHPDLIFSVEKLFDGKDKGDQEFVTSVNDILKDHYCTAVNKFKVNYGLSEEHGDDLDGWLSFAVLSKAKNVVLDLRPPPKCPDDVYNFPLHLFDDRNSSCVLSLRLVLVCLRPALNFCGFANLRSLKLHRVYVSKGLHCMLPHCAVLEWLSLTDCFMPSFTMSEPLDHLQYACIQNCSLQSMELHAPNLTVFNYSEQDVPIVLGKFHKLTKAKIEVLSDSDNLDYTFSHLVRAMSNVEEISLRIHIENEARQFMTDSRCDFINLRHLSIEVLVDGDPGCSSGILRLASLLELTPSLEVFNLHQLFSLVALPGSGSRAPVRVVEKAMQRVDSQYGQDGRQGCDAKNKKDFKV; from the exons ATGGGCAAGAGATGGGTTATGGAGATGAGCCCCCAAGAAGCACGTAGATTCAAGCTCCGACGCCACAACAGCAGGCCCAAGACGCGTCTGGACAATCTCCCCGAG GATGTGATACAAAAGATACTATCGCGCTTGCCTCTAAAGGAGGTGGTGCAGATAAGCACACTGTCGAGTGGGTGGAGACATGTCTGGAGGTACCACCCAGATCTAATCTTCAGTGTTGAAAAATTGTTTGATGGCAAGGACAAGGGGGACCAAGAATTTGTTACTAGTGTCAATGATATCCTGAAGGATCACTACTGTACTGCTGTGAACAAGTTTAAGGTGAATTATGGACTCTCTGAAGAACACGGTGATGATCTTGATGGATGGCTCAGTTTTGCTGTTCTATCGAAGGCAAAGAACGTTGTTCTTGATCTACGCCCTCCACCCAAATGCCCGGACGATGTCTACAACTTCCCTCTGCATCTTTTTGATGATCGAAACAGCTCATGTGTGCTGTCTCTCCGACTTGTCTTAGTGTGCCTAAGGCCAGCTCTGAATTTCTGTGGCTTTGCAAACCTTCGATCACTCAAATTGCATAGGGTTTATGTATCGAAGGGCCTCCATTGCATGCTCCCACACTGTGCTGTCCTTGAGTGGTTAAGTCTAACAGACTGTTTCATGCCTTCCTTCACCATGTCTGAGCCACTAGACCACCTGCAGTATGCTTGTATTCAGAATTGCAGCCTACAAAGCATGGAACTGCATGCACCAAATCTCACAGTATTCAATTATTCAGAGCAGGATGTGCCGATTGTGCTTGGCAAATTCcacaagctgacaaaggcaaaaattGAAGTATTATCAGATTCTGACAATCTAGACTACACTTTTAGTCATCTTGTTCGGGCTATGTCTAATGTGGAGGAAATCTCCCTTAGAATTCATATCGAAAATGAG GCACGACAGTTCATGACAGACAGCCGGTGTGATTTTATTAATCTGAGGCATCTCAGTATAGAGGTTTTGGTGGACGGAGATCCAGGTTGTTCAAGTGGGATTCTTCGTTTGGCTTCTCTATTGGAACTAACTCCCTCTCTTGAAGTGTTCAATTTGCAT CAACTTTTTAGTCTCGTAGCCCTCCCTGGCAGTGGATCGAGGGCGCCCGTGCGCGTCGTCGAGAAGGCGATGCAGCGGGTCGATAGCCAATATGGACAGGATGGGCGACAGGGGTGTGATGCTAAAAATAAGAAAGATTTCAAAGTCTAG
- the LOC119331851 gene encoding F-box/LRR-repeat protein At3g03360-like isoform X2, translating to MGKRWVMEMSPQEARRFKLRRHNSRPKTRLDNLPEDVIQKILSRLPLKEVVQISTLSSGWRHVWRYHPDLIFSVEKLFDGKDKGDQEFVTSVNDILKDHYCTAVNKFKVNYGLSEEHGDDLDGWLSFAVLSKAKNVVLDLRPPPKCPDDVYNFPLHLFDDRNSSCVLSLRLVLVCLRPALNFCGFANLRSLKLHRVYVSKGLHCMLPHCAVLEWLSLTDCFMPSFTMSEPLDHLQYACIQNCSLQSMELHAPNLTVFNYSEQDVPIVLGKFHKLTKAKIEVLSDSDNLDYTFSHLVRAMSNVEEISLRIHIENEARQFMTDSRCDFINLRHLSIEVLVDGDPGCSSGILRLASLLELTPSLEVFNLHSRSPPWQWIEGARARRREGDAAGR from the exons ATGGGCAAGAGATGGGTTATGGAGATGAGCCCCCAAGAAGCACGTAGATTCAAGCTCCGACGCCACAACAGCAGGCCCAAGACGCGTCTGGACAATCTCCCCGAG GATGTGATACAAAAGATACTATCGCGCTTGCCTCTAAAGGAGGTGGTGCAGATAAGCACACTGTCGAGTGGGTGGAGACATGTCTGGAGGTACCACCCAGATCTAATCTTCAGTGTTGAAAAATTGTTTGATGGCAAGGACAAGGGGGACCAAGAATTTGTTACTAGTGTCAATGATATCCTGAAGGATCACTACTGTACTGCTGTGAACAAGTTTAAGGTGAATTATGGACTCTCTGAAGAACACGGTGATGATCTTGATGGATGGCTCAGTTTTGCTGTTCTATCGAAGGCAAAGAACGTTGTTCTTGATCTACGCCCTCCACCCAAATGCCCGGACGATGTCTACAACTTCCCTCTGCATCTTTTTGATGATCGAAACAGCTCATGTGTGCTGTCTCTCCGACTTGTCTTAGTGTGCCTAAGGCCAGCTCTGAATTTCTGTGGCTTTGCAAACCTTCGATCACTCAAATTGCATAGGGTTTATGTATCGAAGGGCCTCCATTGCATGCTCCCACACTGTGCTGTCCTTGAGTGGTTAAGTCTAACAGACTGTTTCATGCCTTCCTTCACCATGTCTGAGCCACTAGACCACCTGCAGTATGCTTGTATTCAGAATTGCAGCCTACAAAGCATGGAACTGCATGCACCAAATCTCACAGTATTCAATTATTCAGAGCAGGATGTGCCGATTGTGCTTGGCAAATTCcacaagctgacaaaggcaaaaattGAAGTATTATCAGATTCTGACAATCTAGACTACACTTTTAGTCATCTTGTTCGGGCTATGTCTAATGTGGAGGAAATCTCCCTTAGAATTCATATCGAAAATGAG GCACGACAGTTCATGACAGACAGCCGGTGTGATTTTATTAATCTGAGGCATCTCAGTATAGAGGTTTTGGTGGACGGAGATCCAGGTTGTTCAAGTGGGATTCTTCGTTTGGCTTCTCTATTGGAACTAACTCCCTCTCTTGAAGTGTTCAATTTGCAT TCTCGTAGCCCTCCCTGGCAGTGGATCGAGGGCGCCCGTGCGCGTCGTCGAGAAGGCGATGCAGCGGGTCGATAG
- the LOC119331851 gene encoding F-box/FBD/LRR-repeat protein At1g13570-like isoform X3 produces MGKRWVMEMSPQEARRFKLRRHNSRPKTRLDNLPEDVIQKILSRLPLKEVVQISTLSSGWRHVWRYHPDLIFSVEKLFDGKDKGDQEFVTSVNDILKDHYCTAVNKFKVNYGLSEEHGDDLDGWLSFAVLSKAKNVVLDLRPPPKCPDDVYNFPLHLFDDRNSSCVLSLRLVLVCLRPALNFCGFANLRSLKLHRVYVSKGLHCMLPHCAVLEWLSLTDCFMPSFTMSEPLDHLQYACIQNCSLQSMELHAPNLTVFNYSEQDVPIVLGKFHKLTKAKIEVLSDSDNLDYTFSHLVRAMSNVEEISLRIHIENEARQFMTDSRCDFINLRHLSIEVLVDGDPGCSSGILRLASLLELTPSLEVFNLHVSYSLKFASTF; encoded by the exons ATGGGCAAGAGATGGGTTATGGAGATGAGCCCCCAAGAAGCACGTAGATTCAAGCTCCGACGCCACAACAGCAGGCCCAAGACGCGTCTGGACAATCTCCCCGAG GATGTGATACAAAAGATACTATCGCGCTTGCCTCTAAAGGAGGTGGTGCAGATAAGCACACTGTCGAGTGGGTGGAGACATGTCTGGAGGTACCACCCAGATCTAATCTTCAGTGTTGAAAAATTGTTTGATGGCAAGGACAAGGGGGACCAAGAATTTGTTACTAGTGTCAATGATATCCTGAAGGATCACTACTGTACTGCTGTGAACAAGTTTAAGGTGAATTATGGACTCTCTGAAGAACACGGTGATGATCTTGATGGATGGCTCAGTTTTGCTGTTCTATCGAAGGCAAAGAACGTTGTTCTTGATCTACGCCCTCCACCCAAATGCCCGGACGATGTCTACAACTTCCCTCTGCATCTTTTTGATGATCGAAACAGCTCATGTGTGCTGTCTCTCCGACTTGTCTTAGTGTGCCTAAGGCCAGCTCTGAATTTCTGTGGCTTTGCAAACCTTCGATCACTCAAATTGCATAGGGTTTATGTATCGAAGGGCCTCCATTGCATGCTCCCACACTGTGCTGTCCTTGAGTGGTTAAGTCTAACAGACTGTTTCATGCCTTCCTTCACCATGTCTGAGCCACTAGACCACCTGCAGTATGCTTGTATTCAGAATTGCAGCCTACAAAGCATGGAACTGCATGCACCAAATCTCACAGTATTCAATTATTCAGAGCAGGATGTGCCGATTGTGCTTGGCAAATTCcacaagctgacaaaggcaaaaattGAAGTATTATCAGATTCTGACAATCTAGACTACACTTTTAGTCATCTTGTTCGGGCTATGTCTAATGTGGAGGAAATCTCCCTTAGAATTCATATCGAAAATGAG GCACGACAGTTCATGACAGACAGCCGGTGTGATTTTATTAATCTGAGGCATCTCAGTATAGAGGTTTTGGTGGACGGAGATCCAGGTTGTTCAAGTGGGATTCTTCGTTTGGCTTCTCTATTGGAACTAACTCCCTCTCTTGAAGTGTTCAATTTGCATGTGAGTTACAGTCTTAAGTTTGCTT CAACTTTTTAG